The genomic DNA AAggacataaatatatatatatatatatattcatatatattatatccttattcacgttttttttttattatttttttttttttattatttttttgtttttttttttatttttttttttttttttttttttttttttttttccattttatacccatttttaatttgttagACAGGGTTGACATAAATATAGTAAATTTGccgaatttatattttttgaaaaggTGACAAGAGAATATTCATCAGGTGAATTTACAAATCCTTCTTTTTTGGATACGTCACATCCataattaattaatgaaaataaatcatggttaaataaattttgttttttggaAAGGTGTGGATATATACCCCATGTTAATTGTAATTTCCTAgctaaatatttattttctgtaATAACTATGATTGGTGCTTTTGTTCTTAAATTACTTAATTTttgaattttattaaattcatttGAGAATAGAATGATtgattttaaattaatattattacttatatCTCTAATACTAAAAATGAGTTTATCAAAATAGgatatatcattttgattTGTATGAtcacatttattattttgaataaattcattattatatttattaatttgttgaatattattattttgatgacaacaattatttttatgatccaacatttttaatttatcatttttccTTTGTGtgtattcataataataataatcattttcAACatctttaataattttattttgtgtaGACACGGTTAGTACTGGATATTGTCCTGTAGCTGTTTCTGCAGATAACATAACACAATCAGATCCGTCATATAATGCTGTAGCTACATCTGTAACTTCTGCTCTTGTAGGAGATGGAAGAAATCTCATACTTTCCATCATTTGTGTTGCTACAATTACtggtttattatatttaattctacataaatttataagttttttttgtaaaatagGTAAATTGGATAAGTTCGTTTCGATTCCTAGATCACCTCTTGCTATCATAATACCATctgataatttaataatattttcaatatttttaattgctGAAGGTTTTTCTATTTTTGAAATGATAGCTATTTTATTGTgatctttattaatattatataaattagaataatttttcatagtattatctatattatcattatgcATATCTTGTTGATcatcaataatatttttatcatccatAATATTGgtaacaatatttttattatattgattttgtatgttatcattaatatatagatcttggtttttatatacatcataaatttgtttatatttttgtacattttttaaataataattattataataatcatttaCTTCTTTAATATAGaaatcattttcatcatcaaaTGTTTTCATTTGTAAATTATTCTGATCAAAATTGATTCtatcttttcttttaatattattataaaaatcactttgataataatcattaataatatttcttaaaaaaattaaatcatATTCAGTTTGAACAAATGAATATCCTAAAAAGTCTACTTCTTCATtgatacaaaataaaatatcttttatatctttttcacTTAAAACATCTATAGGCATAATCATATTTGGAATACAAAAACCTTTTTTACTATATAATTTACCACCAGTTAAAACTTGTACTTTTATATAAGAATTCTGTATATTATTagtatcataattattttcaacaattttcatttttaaatttccatcatctaataatattatttgtccAGCTTTTGCATTCTTTATTAATTCTGGATAATTTAATTGTACCCTTTTTTGATTACCTAATGTATTCATTAAatcaaaagaaaataaatcaccttcttttaattcaacaaaagtattattatctttttcatttatttcatttttttcaaattctCCTATTCGAATTTTAGGTCCTTGAATATCACCCAATATTCCAATAGttgtatcatatttattttctaaaataCGAAttgaatttataatatatttcttaatacTTTTAAGACCATGTGAAAAATTTAATCTAAAAACATCTATACCATTTAGGTATAATTTTTCTAGCTGTTCAAAATTTTCCGATGCAGGACCTACAGTAGCAATCTGTTTACATTTTGTAAAAGATATTTGATTTTTCTTATTAGGATTAAGTAGATTTATATCATCTATATTTCTTACAGTCCCTATTTCACTATGTGCTagaatattcttttttctttctatgtttttatttatatttatattgttcaaaaataataaatcccCTGATCCATTTCCAGAACCTACAATTGTATTACTTCCTTGCTTATAGAATTTATCATAAgcaatatttttgttattcttttttatacaattaacataacatattattactatgataaataagaatatatgaattaaattcattttatgttataatatcaataagtgtaaatgtatatatatatatatatatatatatatatatattatatgagcAATTTTactgtttttttatttgatattatattattttttcgtaACATGAACAAGTCaaggaaaaaatgaaacaagggaaaataataataaataaataaatcaatatataattatatgtatatgtatatatatttatatttatttatttataatagtaCAATTTAATAatctttttttaacatatattatatattttctgcTACATCATCCCTTAATCATTTTCTTTTGCCTATATATTagtttataatttttcttatttttcatttattttatatttttcctaCCATAATTTTTTCgctaatattaaaatgtttgtaaaaatatattaatatatatatgtgtatttattatttatttattaacttttttttacccctatatatatttctatatagaGCCCATATCACTATAcactatatatatgtaaatatatataattttttttttttttttttttttattattcatcat from Plasmodium sp. gorilla clade G2 genome assembly, chromosome: 10 includes the following:
- a CDS encoding pyruvate kinase 2, with the translated sequence MNLIHIFLFIIVIICYVNCIKKNNKNIAYDKFYKQGSNTIVGSGNGSGDLLFLNNININKNIERKKNILAHSEIGTVRNIDDINLLNPNKKNQISFTKCKQIATVGPASENFEQLEKLYLNGIDVFRLNFSHGLKSIKKYIINSIRILENKYDTTIGILGDIQGPKIRIGEFEKNEINEKDNNTFVELKEGDLFSFDLMNTLGNQKRVQLNYPELIKNAKAGQIILLDDGNLKMKIVENNYDTNNIQNSYIKVQVLTGGKLYSKKGFCIPNMIMPIDVLSEKDIKDILFCINEEVDFLGYSFVQTEYDLIFLRNIINDYYQSDFYNNIKRKDRINFDQNNLQMKTFDDENDFYIKEVNDYYNNYYLKNVQKYKQIYDVYKNQDLYINDNIQNQYNKNIVTNIMDDKNIIDDQQDMHNDNIDNTMKNYSNLYNINKDHNKIAIISKIEKPSAIKNIENIIKLSDGIMIARGDLGIETNLSNLPILQKKLINLCRIKYNKPVIVATQMMESMRFLPSPTRAEVTDVATALYDGSDCVMLSAETATGQYPVLTVSTQNKIIKDVENDYYYYEYTQRKNDKLKMLDHKNNCCHQNNNIQQINKYNNEFIQNNKCDHTNQNDISYFDKLIFSIRDISNNINLKSIILFSNEFNKIQKLSNLRTKAPIIVITENKYLARKLQLTWGIYPHLSKKQNLFNHDLFSLINYGCDVSKKEGFVNSPDEYSLVTFSKNINSANLLYLCQPCLTN